The Humulus lupulus chromosome 3, drHumLupu1.1, whole genome shotgun sequence genome window below encodes:
- the LOC133824578 gene encoding ADP-glucose phosphorylase yields the protein MASSDSPTRSPQLRKDVVTNRWVIFSPARAKRPTDFKFNSPANPNPNPKQECPFCIGHEHECAPEIFRLPPRGRDWKIRVIENLYPAISRGVPDDHPLVQAPDGELSAGRALDGVGFHDVVIETPVHSVQLCDLSPLEIGRVFLAYKSRIQQIASYESIKYVQVFKNHGASAGASMSHSHSQMLALPIVPPAVSARIESMKEYFNQTGKCGICEVQGEDLLVDASTHFLSVVPYAATFPFEIWIIPRDHSPHFHDIGDEKAVDLGGLLKLMLRKLSLQLDNPPFNLMIQTSPLQINASDSSHSHWFLQIVPQLTGVGGFEMGSGCYINFVFPEDAAKVLREVNVPV from the exons ATGGCATCCTCTGACTCTCCGACTCGGAGCCCTCAACTCAGGAAAGACGTTGTCACGAATCGCTGGGTCATTTTCTCACCCGCCAGAGCCAAACGACCCACTGATTTCAAGTTTAATTCCCCTGCAAACCCTAACCCTAATCCCAAGCAGGAATGTCCCTTCTGCATCGGCCACGAGCACGAGTGTGCCCCAGAGATCTTCCGTCTTCCGCCCCGGGGCCGGGACTGGAAGATTCGGGTTATCGAGAATCTGTACCCTGCGATAAGCAGAGGAGTTCCTGATGATCATCCCTTAGTTCAGGCCCCGGACGGCGAGCTTTCGGCCGGTCGGGCTCTGGATGGGGTCGGGTTCCACGACGTGGTGATTGAGACGCCGGTGCACTCCGTTCAGCTCTGCGATTTATCTCCATTGGAGATCGGTCGAGTTTTTCTTGCCTATAAGAGTAGGATACAGCAAATTGCGAGCTACGAATCGATCAAATATGTTCAG GTTTTCAAGAATCACGGTGCTTCAGCAGGAGCATCGATGAGTCACTCTCACAGTCAAATGCTGGCTCTGCCAATTGTTCCTCCTGCCGTTTCTGCACGAATTGAAAGCATGAAGGAGTATTTTAATCAGACAGGAAAATGTGGGATTTGTGAAGTCCAAGGAGAGGATCTTTTGGTTGATGCTTCGACCCATTTCTTATCAGTCGTTCCTTATGCTGCCACATTTCCTTTTGAGATATGGATTATTCCTCGTGATCACTCTCCTCATTTTCACGACATAGGTGATGAAAAG GCTGTTGACCTTGGTGGGCTGCTGAAACTCATGCTTAGGAAACTTTCATTGCAGTTGGACAATCCTCCATTCAATCTTATGATTCAGACATCCCCACTTCAGATTAATGCTTCAGATTCATCTCATTCTCACTGGTTTTTACAGATAGTACCCCAATTAACAGGCGTAGGAGGGTTCGAAATGGGAAGTGGTTGCTACATTAATTTCGTCTTCCCCGAGGATGCTGCAAAAGTTCTAAGGGAAGTAAATGTTCCGGTATAG
- the LOC133824580 gene encoding uncharacterized protein LOC133824580 has protein sequence MLGRRLRSILSSSIFNASVRTQPIPIPPIVAFQTLQLVQRPSPCLRSNEGFGFGGPRAYSLLSLNDLRGNVPRKQRTRKGRGIGSGKGKTAGRGHKGQKARGSGKLGFEGGQTPLRRRLPKRGFTNPFSLTFQPVGLGKIAKLINEGKIDSHELITMKTLKDTGAIGKQIKDGVRLMGRGAEQIKWPIHLEVSRVTVRAKAAVEAAGGTVRRVYYNKLGFQALLKPEWFEKKGRLLPKAARPPPKQKDKVDSIGRLPAPTKPIPFSVEVESTPGEILN, from the exons ATGCTCGGAAGAAGACTCCGTTCAATACTTTCGAGCTCAATCTTCAACGCCTCAGTCCGGACACAACCCATTCCAATACCTCCTATAGTTGCATTCCAAACCCTACAATTAGTACAGCGCCCCAGCCCTTGTTTGAGGAGTAATGAAGGGTTTGGTTTTGGGGGTCCCAGAGCATACAGTCTCCTGAGCCTGAACGATCTGAGGGGCAATGTCCCGAGGAAGCAGAGGACCCGAAAGGGGCGTGGGATTGGATCCGGGAAGGGGAAGACCGCTGGGAGAGGTCACAAGGGTCAGAAGGCTAGAGGGTCCGGTAAGCTAGGGTTTGAAGGGGGTCAGACCCCCTTACGTCGTCGTTTGCCCAAACGAGGTTTCACGAACCCCTTTAGCCTAACTTTTCAG CCAGTAGGGTTAGGAAAGATTGCGAAACTTATCAATGAAGGGAAGATTGATTCTCATGAGTTGATTACGATGAAAACTCTCAAG GATACAGGGGCAATAGGGAAACAAATAAAAGATGGAGTAAGATTAATGGGTCGTGGGGCTGAGCAGATCAAGTGGCCTATTCATCTGgag GTATCAAGGGTCACCGTTAGGGCAAAGGCAGCCGTGGAAGCTGCGGGTGGAACTGTTAGAAGAGTTTACTACAACAAGTTGGGCTTCCAAGCTTTGCTTAAGCCGGAGTGGTTTGAAAAGAAAGGCAGGTTGTTGCCAAAAGCAGCCAGACCTCCTCCAAAACAGAAGGATAAAGTTGATAGCATTGGCCGCCTGCCAGCTCCAACCAAGCCTATTCCATTTTCGGTCGAAGTGGAGTCAACCCCTGGTGAAATATTGAACTGA
- the LOC133824579 gene encoding T-complex protein 1 subunit theta-like: MSYGIQSMLKEGHKHLSGLDEAVLKNIDACKQLSTITRTSLGPNGMNKMVINHLDKLFVTNDAATIVNELEVQHPAAKLLVLAGKAQQEEIGDGANLTISFAGELLQNAEELIRMGLHPSEIISGYNKAITKTVEILDELVEEGSENMDVRNKDEVIIRMKAAVASKQFGQENILSSLIADACIQVCPKNPANFNVDNVRVAKLLGGGLQNSSVVRGMVLKSDAVGSIKHAEKAKVAVFVGGVDTSATETKGTVLIHTADQLENYAKTEEAKVEELIKAVADSGAKVIVSGAAVGEMALHFCERYKLMVLKISSKFELRRFCRTTGAVAMLKLSKPNPDDLGHVDSVSVEEIGGARVTVVKNEEGGNSVTTVLLRGSTDSILDDLERAVDDGVNTYKAMCRDSRMVPGAAATEIELAKRVKEYSFKETGLDQYAIAKFAESFEMVPKTLSENAGLNAMEIISSLYAEHASGNTKVGISLEEGACKDISTMNIWDLHVTKFFALKYAADAACTVLRVDQIIMAKPAGGPGKRDQPAMDED; this comes from the exons ATGTCGTACGGTATACAGTCTATGCTTAAGGAGGGACACAAGCATCTCTCTGGTCTCGATGAAGCTGTGCTCAAGaacatcgatgcttgcaagcaacTCTCCACTATCACCCGAACTTCTCTTGGCCCTAATG GCATGAATAAGATGGTGATCAATCATTTGGACAAGCTTTTTGTCACAAACGATGCTGCCACTATTGTGAACGAGCTTGAGGTTCAACATCCTGCTGCCAAGCTCTTGGTTCTAGCAGGCAAGGCTCAACAAGAGGAAATTGGAGATGGTGCTAATTTGACAATTTCTTTCGCTGGTGAGCTTCTCCAAAATGCTGAGGAGCTTATAAGGATGGGTCTGCACCCTAGTGAGATTATCAGTGGATACAACAAAGCTATTACTAAG ACTGTTGAAATCTTAGATGAACTAGTAGAGGAAGGTTCTGAAAACATGGATGTTCGCAACAAGGATGAAGTGATTATTAGAATGAAGGCAGCTGTTGCCAGCAAACAGTTTGGACAAGAAAATATATTGTCCTCACTTATTGCTGAT GCATGTATTCAAGTATGCCCCAAGAATCCAGCAAACTTTAATGTGGATAATGTACGTGTTGCGAAGCTCTTGGGAGGAGGTTTACAAAATAGTTCGGTGGTTAGAGGCATGGTCTTGAAAAGTGATGCTGTAGGGAGCataaagcatgcagaaaaggccaAG GTTGCTGTATTTGTTGGTGGTGTGGATACCTCTGCAACTGAGACAAAAGGAACAGTCCTAATTCATACTGCCGATCAG CTAGAAAATTATGCAAAAACTGAAGAAGCTAAAGTTGAGGAGCTTATAAAGGCAGTCGCTGATTCAGGTGCCAAAGTAATTGTTAGTGGAGCAGCAGTTGGGGAGATGGCACTCCATTTCTGTGAGCGCTACAA GCTTATGGTTTTGAAGATTAGCTCAAAATTTGAATTAAGACGATTTTGTCGCACTACTGGTGCTGTTGCTATG TTGAAGCTTAGCAAGCCAAACCCAGATGACCTGGGACATGTTGATTCAGTCTCAGTAGAAGAAATTGGTGGTGCTAGG GTCACTGTTGTGAAGAATGAAGAAGGTGGGAACTCTGTTACCACTGTTTTATTGCGAGGAAGCACAGATAGCATCTTAGATGACCTTGAAAGAGCAGTTGATGATGGAGTAAATACTTACAAG GCTATGTGCAGGGATAGCCGTATGGTTCCTGGTGCAGCTGCTACTGAAATCGAATTAGCTAAGAGAGTGAAAGAGTATTCATTTAAAGAAACAGG ATTGGACCAGTATGCTATAGCAAAATTTGCTGAGAGTTTTGAAATGGTGCCTAAAACCCTATCTGAGAATGCTGGTCTTAATGCCATGGAAATTATTTCCTCTTTATATGCTGAACATGCATCTGGAAACACCAAAGTTGGTATTAGCTTGGAGGAAGGTGCTTGTAAGGATATCTCAACTATGAATATCTGGGACCTTCACGTTACCAA GTTCTTTGCTCTCAAGTATGCTGCTGATGCTGCCTGCACTGTACTACGAGTGGACCAG ATTATAATGGCGAAACCAGCCGGTGGACCTGGTAAAAGAGATCAACCTGCGATGGATGAGGACTAG
- the LOC133824581 gene encoding photosynthetic NDH subunit of subcomplex B 2, chloroplastic, translating to MASFLSLSLPKLTTNNNNNNNYIIKATAAATTVAPETLNEKFSRKGIKFTENDNKIPVVELTVRNGSSVKLQIPEAHVTSYKPKVYWKDDGFEEVLYTHTTPTNTRGGIALILNDVSTPPKVTTSLLSNSHWTVKNVDSDAIDALQVELSSSSGSLEITYVVTLYPLSLATAVIVKNNGPKAVTMTNAILSHFKFKKRNKAAIQGLRACSYSSHPPLSSPFELLSPAEAMKRDASSDWFSEPDAKPGVWTHQDVPFTILKNRLSRVYAAPPEERKKVFYNTPPSKYEILDQGKELFYRIIRMGFEDIYVSSPGSFHEKYGKEYFTCTGPASILVPVVVKPGEDWRGAQVIEHDNL from the exons ATGGCTTCCTTCCTTTCCTTATCTCTTCCCAAACTCAccaccaacaacaacaacaacaacaactacaTAATAAAGGCCACAGCAGCAGCTACCACTGTGGCTCCAGAGACCCTTAATGAGAAATTCAGCAGGAAAGGCATCAAGTTCACAGAAAACGACAACAAAATCCCTGTCGTTGAGCTGACTGTCAGAAATGGCAGCTCTGTGAAGCTTCAAATACCAGAGGCTCATGTCACTTCCTACAAGCCTAAGGTCTATTGGAAAGACGATGGTTTTGAGGAGGTTTTGTACACTCACACCACTCCTACCAATACCAGAGGAGGCATTGCTTTAATCCTCAATGATGTCTCTACTCCTCCTAAGGTCACCACATCACTCCTCTCCAACTCCCACTGGACTGTCAAAAATGTCGATTCTGATGCCATCGACGCTCTTCAG GTGGAATTGAGCAGCAGTAGTGGGAGTTTGGAGATAACATATGTGGTGACACTCTATCCACTGAGCCTAGCCACGGCAGTGATAGTGAAAAACAATGGTCCAAAGGCAGTGACCATGACCAATGCCATACTTAGCCATTTCAAGTTCAAAAAACGAAACAAGGCTGCCATTCAAGGCCTACGAGCCTGTTCTTACTCCTCTCATCCTCCTCTGTCTTCCCCTTTCGAGCTCTTATCTCCAGCCGAGGCCATGAAGCGAGACGCCTCTTCTGATTGGTTTTCAGAGCCAGACGCAAAGCCCGGGGTTTGGACTCACCAAGATGTTCCTTTCACCATCTTGAAAAACAGGCTTAGTAGAGTCTATGCTGCTCCTCCTGAGGAGAGGAAGAAAGTTTTTTATAACACTCCTCCTTCCAAGTACGAAATACTTGATCAG GGAAAAGAGCTGTTTTATAGGATCATAAGGATGGGGTTTGAGGACATATACGTGTCGAGCCCTGGTTCGTTCCATGAAAAATATGGGAAGGAGTATTTTACATGTACTGGACCTGCTTCTATTCTGGTGCCTGTGGTTGTCAAACCTGGTGAAGATTGGAGAGGAGCTCAAGTCATTGAGCATGATAATTTGTAA
- the LOC133824583 gene encoding protein SINE1 — translation MGKSLSPILKRELANLDKDADSRRSAMKALKSYVKDLDSKAIPLFLAQVSQTKEIGLSGECTISLYEVLARVHGAKIVPLIDSIMVTIIKTLTSSAGSFPLQQACSKVVPAIARYGIDPTTPEDKKRLIIHSLCNPLSNALLGSRESLTSGAALCLKALVDSDNWRFASDEMVNKVCQVVAGALEEKSTQTNAHMGLVMTLAKRNATIVEPYARLLLQAGLQILKVGVDEANSQKRLSAIQMVSFLMRWLDPWSICSELGLIIEEMEKCQSDQMAYVRGAAFEALQTARRIAADKGSKFEKSPASVTGSNFSRRDQSRRCLSTSDDQSPTSVSPESQTLDSFVESWVESPSSTIQSSQMSDYDRRSVNRKLWSLENGGVDVSLKDGLFSQIARENSISNTLSEHCTEHGCGNNEDHEEFAGFLQKNSRMGMSRSTTNSPLKSHNSINVDSIIFRTPRKLVQSLQDPDNMNSDYCDKQARRRLRNRSISLSDFDWSPASRYDQNDISQDVNYDRRANGSLFADDEKLQGDSESVSSTDDIVANVGEQESDKLFQDYKTEAQVQAQAETQALAQAQAETQAQAQIQTQPQFSIQKTGPKISLKLVLALPIVFLALFVLLVWIREQQNEFDAHYLVPT, via the exons ATGGGAAAGAGTTTAAGTCCAATACTAAAGAGAGAGTTGGCAAATCTTGATAAAGATGCTGATAGTCGTAGATCAGCCATGAAAGCGCTCAAATCCTATGTGAAAGATCTGGATTCAAAGGCAATTCCATTGTTTCTTGCACAAGTTTCTCAAACTAAGGAGATTGGTTTGTCTGGTGAATGCACTATTTCATTGTATGAAGTTCTTGCTCGTGTCCATGGCGCCAAAATAGTCCCTTTGATAGACAGCATTATGGTTACCATAATCAAGACCTTGACTTCAAGTGCAGGGTCTTTTCCTCTTCAACAAGCATGCTCTAAGGTGGTTCCAGCTATTGCTAGATATGGTATTGACCCAACCACTCCTGAGGACAAGAAAAGACTTATAATTCATTCACTTTGCAATCCTCTTTCGAATGCCCTCTTGGGATCTCGAGAGAGTCTCACCTCAGGAGCCGCCCTTTGCTTGAAAGCTCTTGTGGATTCTGATAATTGGCGGTTTGCTTCTGATGAGATGGTCAACAAGGTTTGTCAGGTTGTTGCCGGGGCTTTGGAGGAGAAGTCTACTCAGACCAATGCTCACATGGGTTTGGTTATGACTCTAGCAAAACGCAATGCTACAATTGTCGAACCATATGCTAGGCTACTACTACAAGCTGGATTGCAGATATTAAAAGTAGGAGTAGATGAGGCTAATTCCCAGAAACGTTTGTCAGCAATTCAAATGGTTAGCTTTTTGATGAGGTGGTTAGACCCATGGAGCATCTGTTCAGAGCTTGGGTTGATAATTGAAGAGATGGAGAAGTGTCAGTCTGATCAGATGGCATATGTTAGAGGAGCTGCATTTGAAGCTTTGCAGACTGCAAGGAGAATAGCAGCAGATAAAGGCTCAAAATTTGAGAAAAGCCCTGCTTCCGTCACAGGGTCAAATTTCAGTCGAAGAGACCAAAGCAGGAGGTGCTTATCAACCTCTGATGATCAATCTCCTACATCAGTGTCTCCAGAATCACAGACCCTTGACTCCTTTGTTGAATCGTGGGTTGAATCACCAAGCTCAACAATTCAATCTTCTCAGATGTCAGATTATGATCGTAGGAGTGTGAACCGCAAGTTGTGGAGTTTAGAAAATGGTGGAGTTGATGTGTCTCTTAAAGATGGTCTATTCTCACAGATTGCAAGGGAAAATTCCATCTCAAATACCTTGTCCGAGCACTGTACAGAGCATGGTTGTGGTAACAACGAAGATCATGAGGAGTTTGCTGGATTCTTGCAGAAAAATTCCAGAATGGGAATGTCAAGAAGCACAACAAACAGTCCTCTA AAGTCACACAATTCAATTAATGTTGACAGCATTATCTTCAGAACTCCAAGAAAGCTTGTTCAGTCTCTTCAAGATCCTGATAACATGAATTCAGATTATTGTGATAAACAAGCCAGAAGAAGACTCAGAAACAGGAGTATATCTCTGAGTGATTTTGATTGGAGTCCAGCTTCAAGATATGACCAAAATGATATTTCACAAGATGTAAACTATGACCGTAGAGCAAATGGAAGCTTATTTGCAGATGATGAGAAGTTACAAGGGGACTCTGAATCAGTGTCATCCACTGATGACATTGTTGCTAATGTTGGGGAGCAAGAATCTGATAAGTTATTTCAGGATTACAAGACTGAAGCTCAAGTTCAAGCTCAAGCTGAAACTCAAGCTCTAGCTCAAGCCCAAGCTGAAACTCAAGCTCAAGCTCAAATTCAAACTCAGCCTCAGTTCAGTATTCAAAAAACTGGCCCAAAGATATCATTAAAGTTGGTTTTGGCTCTACCCATTGTGTTCCTTGCACTATTTGTTCTGTTGGTTTGGATCAGGGAGCAGCAGAATGAATTTGATGCACATTATCTTGTTCCAACTTAG